From a single Leclercia sp. AS011 genomic region:
- a CDS encoding YoaK family small membrane protein, with amino-acid sequence MRLGILFPIVIFITAVIFLTWFFVGGYAAPGG; translated from the coding sequence ATGCGGCTTGGTATTCTGTTCCCGATCGTGATTTTTATCACGGCGGTCATCTTTTTAACGTGGTTTTTTGTCGGCGGTTACGCTGCGCCCGGGGGATAA
- a CDS encoding sensor domain-containing diguanylate cyclase — MSDIILARVSETLSTEQSLESLVRQLLEMLEVVTDMESTYLTKVDINARLQHILYARNSQQMQIPEGLSVPWGETLCKRAIDSDCFYSDNVPQRWADCDAAKALGITTYMSIPIHLTDGSLYGTLCAASSSKHQLSERGEHVFRLFAGLIAQYIEKESLVRQLREANAALIAYSYTDALTGLPNRRAIFENLTTLFSLARHLKRNAIIAYIDLDDFKLINDRFGHEAGDRFLIEVGKRLNDGRGDEEIVGRLGGDEFLVACLCQDRESGEQTPLTLVKTQLSAQIAGEYWLGDVHLVYPGASLGVIEVDPAKIDADSALKAADAAMYREKKGKFKTPFLNID, encoded by the coding sequence ATGTCGGATATTATTCTTGCCCGTGTTTCAGAAACGCTCAGCACTGAGCAATCGTTAGAGAGCCTGGTGCGTCAGCTGCTCGAAATGCTTGAAGTGGTCACCGACATGGAGTCGACCTACCTCACCAAAGTCGATATTAATGCCCGCCTGCAGCACATTCTGTACGCCCGAAACAGCCAACAGATGCAGATCCCGGAAGGTCTCAGCGTGCCCTGGGGCGAGACGCTGTGTAAACGCGCGATCGATTCCGACTGCTTTTACAGTGATAACGTGCCTCAACGCTGGGCAGATTGCGACGCGGCAAAAGCGCTGGGCATCACCACCTACATGAGCATTCCCATTCATCTGACGGATGGTTCCCTCTACGGTACCCTCTGCGCCGCCAGTTCCAGCAAACACCAACTGAGCGAGCGCGGCGAGCACGTCTTCAGGCTCTTCGCCGGGCTTATCGCCCAGTACATCGAGAAAGAGTCGCTGGTCAGGCAGTTGCGCGAAGCCAACGCCGCCCTGATTGCATACTCTTATACCGATGCCCTGACCGGCCTGCCGAACCGCCGCGCCATCTTCGAGAATCTCACCACCCTCTTCTCGCTGGCACGCCATCTGAAGCGCAACGCCATTATTGCCTACATTGACCTGGATGATTTTAAGCTGATTAACGATCGCTTTGGTCATGAGGCGGGCGATCGTTTTCTGATTGAGGTGGGCAAACGCCTGAACGACGGACGCGGCGATGAAGAGATTGTCGGCCGGCTCGGCGGGGACGAATTTCTGGTCGCCTGCCTTTGCCAGGATCGGGAGAGCGGCGAGCAAACGCCTTTAACCCTGGTAAAAACGCAGCTGAGCGCGCAGATTGCCGGTGAGTACTGGCTGGGCGATGTGCATCTGGTCTATCCGGGCGCCAGTCTGGGCGTGATTGAGGTGGACCCTGCCAAAATCGATGCCGACAGCGCGCTAAAGGCAGCCGATGCCGCTATGTACAGAGAGAAAAAAGGCAAATTCAAAACGCCCTTTCTCAATATCGATTAA
- a CDS encoding LysR family transcriptional regulator codes for MRPALDFNTLKVFIAVVERESFVKASKILEMPTSNVSRCIAQLEEKLNLQLIERSTRHMKLTQSGHLLYTRAKPLLEALEQTETELTLRQMQLKGPLRICIPNEIGPALLGSVIADFACQHPDVEISCITNLSGFESLRDDLDLAIIITRGQMDDSDYIARHLATIPCTIVAAPSVIQRYGRPTHIQQFEELPCITTVSALKGAPWQFANKKGEFETIKVKGHYRVNSGEMAGRAAIAGVGFAILSRQACQPFINDGRLVEVEFEQTAAPLQLFAIYSDRRYLPAKTRALIDFMHQELSNRATP; via the coding sequence ATGCGTCCGGCGTTAGATTTTAATACCCTCAAGGTTTTCATTGCTGTGGTTGAAAGAGAAAGCTTTGTTAAGGCCTCGAAAATCCTTGAAATGCCCACATCAAATGTGAGCCGTTGTATTGCTCAGCTAGAAGAAAAATTGAATCTTCAGCTTATTGAGCGCAGCACCCGACATATGAAACTCACCCAGTCGGGGCATCTACTCTATACCCGAGCTAAACCCTTACTGGAGGCGCTTGAGCAAACCGAGACAGAATTAACCTTGCGGCAAATGCAACTCAAGGGCCCATTGCGTATTTGCATTCCGAACGAAATAGGTCCTGCGCTGCTGGGCTCTGTTATTGCCGATTTCGCCTGTCAGCACCCTGATGTGGAAATCAGCTGTATCACCAATTTATCGGGATTTGAATCTCTACGAGATGACCTGGATTTAGCCATCATCATTACCCGTGGCCAGATGGATGACAGCGACTACATAGCCCGTCATCTGGCGACAATCCCTTGCACCATTGTTGCAGCACCCTCCGTCATTCAGCGTTATGGCCGGCCTACGCATATCCAGCAGTTTGAAGAATTACCCTGTATTACCACCGTAAGTGCACTGAAAGGAGCGCCCTGGCAGTTTGCCAATAAAAAAGGGGAATTCGAGACCATTAAGGTGAAAGGTCATTATCGGGTAAACAGCGGAGAGATGGCAGGAAGAGCGGCAATAGCAGGTGTCGGTTTTGCCATTCTTTCCAGACAAGCCTGCCAGCCTTTCATTAATGATGGGCGTTTAGTCGAAGTTGAGTTTGAACAAACGGCAGCCCCACTGCAATTGTTTGCAATTTATTCAGACCGGCGTTACTTACCCGCTAAAACCAGAGCGCTGATTGATTTCATGCATCAGGAATTGAGCAATAGAGCCACGCCCTGA
- a CDS encoding CTP synthase C-terminal region-related (seleno)protein has translation MELSAVKNTLRIALVGDYNPDVLAHQAIPLAIDDAAAVLDITADYDWLATTELTSPEDLVGYDAIWLVPASPYKNAQAAFIAARYARENSVPFLGTCGGFQHALIEYARHVLGWQDAAHAETDTEGRMVIAPLTCSLVEVSDAIELRANTLIAKAYGQEEIEEGYHCNYGVSPEFAQALEKGDMRVTGWDAQGEIRAVELVTHPFFVATLFQHERAALAGRPAPLVHALLRAAQNY, from the coding sequence ATGGAACTCTCTGCGGTAAAAAATACCCTCCGAATTGCGCTGGTCGGCGACTACAATCCTGACGTTCTGGCCCACCAGGCGATCCCTCTGGCCATTGATGATGCCGCCGCGGTGCTGGATATCACGGCCGACTACGACTGGCTGGCGACGACCGAATTAACCAGCCCGGAAGACCTGGTCGGCTATGACGCTATCTGGCTGGTTCCGGCCAGTCCCTATAAAAATGCACAAGCCGCGTTTATTGCCGCGCGCTACGCCCGGGAAAACAGCGTGCCGTTTCTTGGCACCTGCGGTGGCTTCCAGCATGCGCTGATTGAATATGCCCGTCACGTTCTGGGCTGGCAGGATGCAGCCCACGCCGAGACGGATACCGAAGGCCGGATGGTGATTGCTCCGCTGACCTGCTCGCTGGTCGAGGTCAGCGACGCGATTGAACTGCGCGCCAACACCCTGATTGCCAAAGCCTATGGTCAGGAAGAGATCGAAGAGGGTTACCACTGCAATTACGGCGTCTCGCCTGAGTTCGCGCAGGCGCTGGAGAAGGGCGATATGCGCGTCACCGGCTGGGACGCGCAGGGTGAGATCCGTGCCGTAGAGCTGGTCACGCACCCGTTCTTTGTCGCCACGCTGTTCCAGCATGAGCGCGCCGCCCTGGCGGGACGCCCGGCCCCGCTGGTGCACGCTCTGCTTCGCGCAGCACAGAATTACTGA
- a CDS encoding CynX/NimT family MFS transporter: MTIALSTTGKQRALLIAGILLIATSLRVTFTGAAPLLDAIRTDYALTTAQTGLLTTLPLLAFALISPLAAGLARRIGMERSLFIALLLIIAGIALRSLPSAALLFGGTAVIGCGIALGNVLLPGLIKRDFPGQVAKLTGAYSLTMGAAAALGSALVVPVALSGAGWHGALLMLMAFPLLALLLWLPQWRQRPAGSLSGARALHSRGIWRSALAWQVTLFLGINSLIYYVIIGWLPAILQSHGYSETEAGSLHGLLQLATAAPGILVPLVLLKLKDQRGVAGLAAMMCAVSTAGLWFMPDLAVMWTLIFGFGSGATMILGLTFIGLRASSAHQAAALSGMAQSVGYLLAACGPPLMGKIHDANGDWRIPLLACGLVSVVMAFCGILAGRDREITPGKGSTQ; encoded by the coding sequence ATGACCATAGCCCTTTCGACGACTGGCAAGCAGCGAGCGCTGCTGATTGCCGGGATCCTGCTGATTGCCACCTCGCTGCGGGTGACCTTTACCGGCGCAGCCCCGCTGCTGGATGCTATCCGCACGGATTATGCCCTGACAACCGCCCAGACCGGGCTGCTCACCACGCTCCCGCTGCTGGCTTTTGCGCTGATTTCGCCCCTGGCGGCCGGTCTGGCCCGCCGCATCGGGATGGAGCGCAGCCTGTTTATCGCCCTGCTGTTGATCATCGCCGGGATCGCCCTGCGCTCCCTCCCCTCAGCAGCGCTGCTGTTTGGCGGCACCGCGGTGATTGGCTGCGGCATTGCGCTCGGCAACGTGCTGCTGCCGGGGCTGATTAAGCGGGATTTCCCGGGTCAGGTGGCGAAACTGACCGGGGCATACTCCCTGACGATGGGGGCAGCCGCAGCGCTGGGTTCGGCGCTGGTGGTGCCCGTCGCCCTGAGCGGCGCAGGCTGGCACGGCGCGCTGTTGATGCTGATGGCGTTCCCGCTGCTGGCCCTGCTCCTGTGGCTGCCCCAGTGGCGTCAGCGCCCTGCCGGATCGCTCAGCGGCGCACGGGCGCTGCACAGCCGGGGCATCTGGCGCTCGGCGCTGGCCTGGCAGGTGACGCTGTTTTTGGGTATCAACTCGCTGATTTACTACGTGATTATCGGCTGGCTGCCGGCGATCCTGCAGAGCCACGGCTATAGCGAAACCGAAGCTGGCTCCCTGCACGGGCTGTTACAGCTGGCCACCGCCGCGCCGGGCATCCTGGTGCCGCTGGTCCTGCTTAAGCTCAAGGACCAACGTGGTGTGGCCGGACTGGCAGCGATGATGTGTGCGGTGAGCACCGCGGGGCTGTGGTTTATGCCGGATCTGGCGGTAATGTGGACGCTGATTTTTGGCTTTGGATCCGGGGCCACGATGATCCTCGGTCTGACCTTTATTGGCCTGCGCGCCAGCTCGGCTCATCAGGCCGCGGCCCTTTCCGGGATGGCGCAGTCGGTGGGCTATCTGCTGGCCGCCTGTGGGCCGCCTCTGATGGGTAAAATCCATGATGCCAACGGTGACTGGCGGATCCCGTTGCTGGCCTGCGGGCTGGTATCAGTGGTGATGGCCTTCTGCGGGATACTGGCCGGGCGTGACCGGGAGATCACGCCAGGCAAAGGCAGCACTCAGTAA
- a CDS encoding cyclic diguanylate phosphodiesterase — translation MPFNTLKTHQFKVRLFSAIAVSLGCILFGSAIILWQTVSNTQQETWTQLRNAQQRIDSSLDNAHQVALAVRESLGKPCNDIVPLLRTQVAISPDVRSILLAHGNNIYCSSLYGPYQERINIDNYTKGQLFLMKGNWVKVDQPIVIYRDVVGNDSITVRIYGYLLLSELNNLSTNTPLSLVVGKQRWQAGKTPTDQLFPLETPGYMEQPSTRYPFRIVTRLYPADYIDNIWRFSKFSLIAWALLGLVSGIWAFRKSGRMHSPEQELRGALDHQEFIPYIQPVVSGDHTQLTGCEVLMRWQHPRQGMISPDRFIPMAEHSGLIIPMTRNLITQVREQFAPCVQQLPRNFHFGFNICAAHFRDFSLVEDCCEFIASFRENPIKLVLELTERELLVVDDVTHRLIAELHKLGVLIAIDDFGTGNSSLSYLQNLRIDILKIDKSFVSMIGTDAIPAHLVDNVIDLATRLDLKLVAEGVENEEQSAYLRARKVTYLQGYLYGRPMPVKEFLSLVSP, via the coding sequence ATGCCGTTTAATACTTTAAAAACGCATCAATTTAAGGTCCGTCTGTTTAGCGCCATCGCGGTTAGTCTGGGGTGTATTCTGTTTGGGTCCGCCATTATACTGTGGCAGACGGTCTCGAATACGCAGCAGGAAACCTGGACCCAGTTGCGGAATGCACAACAAAGGATTGACTCGTCCCTGGACAACGCCCATCAGGTGGCCCTTGCTGTAAGGGAAAGCCTTGGAAAACCCTGCAACGATATTGTGCCTCTACTCAGGACGCAGGTGGCAATCTCACCGGATGTGCGAAGCATTCTTTTGGCCCATGGCAATAACATCTATTGCTCTTCCCTCTACGGCCCGTATCAGGAACGCATCAACATTGATAATTATACGAAAGGCCAGCTCTTTCTCATGAAGGGCAACTGGGTAAAAGTGGACCAGCCGATCGTTATTTACCGTGACGTTGTTGGCAACGACAGTATAACGGTGCGAATTTATGGGTACCTGTTACTCTCCGAACTCAATAATTTAAGCACCAATACCCCCCTGAGCCTCGTTGTGGGGAAACAACGATGGCAAGCCGGGAAAACGCCCACAGATCAGTTATTCCCACTTGAAACGCCAGGTTATATGGAGCAACCATCAACGCGTTACCCGTTTCGCATCGTTACCCGCCTGTATCCCGCTGACTACATAGATAATATCTGGCGCTTCTCAAAATTCAGCCTCATTGCATGGGCTCTCCTGGGTCTGGTATCTGGTATCTGGGCGTTCAGAAAATCGGGGCGTATGCACTCGCCTGAGCAAGAATTGCGCGGGGCACTGGATCACCAGGAGTTTATTCCCTATATCCAGCCCGTAGTGTCTGGAGATCATACTCAGTTGACCGGCTGTGAAGTACTGATGCGCTGGCAGCATCCCCGGCAAGGTATGATATCACCGGATCGTTTCATCCCTATGGCGGAACACAGTGGTCTCATCATCCCTATGACACGGAATTTGATAACTCAGGTACGGGAACAGTTTGCCCCCTGTGTACAACAGTTACCAAGGAACTTCCATTTCGGTTTCAATATCTGTGCAGCGCACTTCAGGGACTTTAGCCTGGTGGAGGATTGTTGTGAGTTCATCGCAAGCTTTCGGGAAAATCCCATCAAACTGGTCCTGGAGTTAACCGAGCGTGAACTGCTCGTAGTGGATGACGTCACTCACAGACTGATTGCAGAACTGCACAAGCTCGGTGTTCTTATTGCCATTGATGACTTCGGAACCGGTAATTCCAGCCTGAGTTACCTGCAAAACCTGAGGATCGATATTCTCAAAATTGATAAGAGCTTTGTCAGCATGATTGGGACTGACGCGATCCCTGCCCATCTTGTTGATAATGTGATTGACCTTGCAACCAGGCTCGATCTTAAACTAGTGGCCGAAGGGGTGGAGAACGAAGAGCAGTCTGCCTACCTGAGAGCCCGTAAAGTGACCTACCTGCAAGGTTATTTGTATGGCAGGCCCATGCCAGTGAAGGAATTTCTCAGTCTGGTGTCGCCATGA
- the yncL gene encoding stress response membrane protein YncL encodes MNVSSRFVICINLVCASSLLMLLSDKFNWF; translated from the coding sequence ATGAATGTTTCTAGTCGATTCGTGATCTGTATTAATCTTGTTTGTGCCAGTTCGTTGTTGATGCTTCTTTCTGACAAATTCAACTGGTTTTAA
- a CDS encoding GlsB/YeaQ/YmgE family stress response membrane protein, with translation MGIISWIIFGLIAGILAKWIMPGKDGGGFIVTVILGIIGAVVGGWISTLFGFGRVDGFNFGSFMVAVIGALVVLFIYRKVRS, from the coding sequence ATGGGAATCATATCCTGGATTATCTTTGGGCTTATCGCGGGTATTCTGGCTAAGTGGATCATGCCGGGCAAAGATGGCGGTGGATTCATCGTTACGGTCATACTGGGGATCATCGGTGCCGTAGTCGGCGGCTGGATCAGTACCCTCTTCGGTTTCGGCAGAGTGGATGGCTTCAACTTCGGCAGCTTTATGGTCGCCGTAATCGGTGCCCTGGTGGTGCTGTTTATCTACCGTAAAGTCAGAAGCTAA
- a CDS encoding DUF488 domain-containing protein, giving the protein MIQCKRLYDEASKEDGYRILVDRLWPRGMKKEALACDEWCKTLTPSSDLRKAFHSETIDFASFSEAYRQELAQHQDEGLRIARLADKQTVTLLYGAKDREQNHALVLADWLRQL; this is encoded by the coding sequence ATGATCCAGTGCAAACGACTGTATGACGAGGCCAGTAAAGAGGATGGCTACCGGATCCTGGTGGACCGGCTCTGGCCGCGGGGGATGAAAAAGGAGGCGTTAGCCTGCGACGAGTGGTGCAAAACCCTGACCCCGTCCAGCGACCTGCGTAAGGCATTTCACAGCGAAACGATCGACTTCGCCAGCTTTAGCGAGGCCTATCGCCAGGAGCTGGCTCAGCATCAGGACGAGGGGCTGCGGATTGCCCGTCTGGCGGACAAGCAGACCGTGACGCTGCTGTATGGTGCAAAGGACCGGGAGCAGAATCACGCTCTGGTATTAGCCGACTGGCTGCGCCAGCTTTAA